The genomic interval GCCGCGTCGACACGGTGGTCTCGGCCGCCAATATCGGCGTCGCCAACCTCTATGCGCGCCTCGGCTTCCAGCTGACTGGCACGCTGGTCGGCCTGCACCTCCACCGCCCCTAACCAGCCACAAACGAAACGGGCGCCCGAAGGCGCCCGCTCGCATCTCTCAGGCCGGCAGCTTTACTGCGGCGCCTGGGTGTTCTGCTGGTTGAGAAGGTCGGTGATCCGGCGCAGCGTCACGCGGCGGTTCTCCGCCGAGGGCCCCTGCGTCTGCACCTTGAGGTTCTGCTCGCCATAGCCCTGGGTCGTCAGGTTCTCCGGCGGGATGTTGTAGGTCTGCGTCAGCGCCGTCGCGATGGACTGGGCGCGCCGGTCCGACAGCGACAGGTTGTCGACGTCATTGCCCACCGCATCCGTGTGGCCCTCGATGAGGAAGACCTCGTTGGGATTGGCCGTGATCGCCCGGCCCAGCGCCGCCGCGATCGTGTCGAGGCGACGGACCTGGTCCGGCTTGATCTCCCACGACCCCGTATCGAAGGTGATCGTGTTGACGTCGACGCTGCGGGTATAGGCGCGGACCGTCGGGCTGTAGCGCACCTCGTCGAGTGTGTAGCGGCGCGGCGGACGCTGCACCAGCGGCGCGCTCAGCGCCTCGTAGATCACCTCCGGCGATGCCTCATCGGCGTCGACGATGTAGCGGTTGCGCGGGAACGAATATTCCGGCGGCGGCAGCTCGATGATCTGCTCCTCGAAGGTCCGCGGGCGCGGCCGGAACGAGTTGTCAATCAGGATCACCTCGCGCCCGTCGGGATAGCGGCGGATGCGGCGCACCAGTTCGCCACTCTCGTCGGTGACGGTGATGACACGCACGCCGTCCGGCCGGTCATAGATCGAGACCATCTCGTTGCCACGACGCTCGGTGCGGAAATTGCCGCCGAGCTCGCGGAAGCGCGCCGTCTCGTCGTGACGGATGAAGGTGCCCTCGCCGTCCCGGATGATGGTGCGGCCTGGCTCGTGGATGACGGTGACGCCGTCCTGGGTGAACTCGCGGCGGCTGTCGCGGATCTCGTCGACCCGCTCGGCGCGCGCGCCCCGGCTCAGCATGAAGCCGCCGACAAGGCCAGCGCCGATGCCGATGGCGGCGGCACCCGCGGGGCCGATGCGCGAGCCGCGACGCTGCTCGGGCGGACCCTGGCGCGGCGGCTGGCCGGCGAAACCACCGGGAACGCCCACGCCGGGCTGACCGGGCTGGCCCTGGAAGCCGCCGGGAGCCCCGGGCCCGCCGGGCCGCTGCTGGCCGAAGCCCTGGCCCGGAGGCAGCGCCGGAGACTGGGCGGGACCGCCGGTCTGCGGCTGGTTGGGAAGACCGGGCGGCTGGGCCGGGCCGCCGATCTGCGGCTGCCCTGGCTGGCCGGGAACGACACCCGGCGGACGCTGTCCGATGGGCGGCTGGCCGGTCGGGGGCTGCTGGGCGCCACCGGTCTGCGGCTGGCCCGGCTGACCGGGAACGACGCCCGGCGGACGCTGTCCGATGGGCGGCTGGCCGGTCGGGGGCTGCTGGGCGCCACCGGTCTGCGGCTGGCCCGGAACGACTCCCGGCGGACGCTGGCCGATGGGCGGCTGGCCGGTCGGGGGCTGCTGCGCCCCACCGGTCTGCGGCTGGCCGGGAACGACACCGGGCGGGCGCTGGCCGATCGGCGGCTGGCCGGTCGGGGGCTGCTGCGCCCCACCGGTCTGCGGCTGGCCGGGAACGACACCGGGCGGGCGCTGGCCGATCGGCGGCTGGCCGGCCGGGGGCTGCTGCGCGCCACCGGTCTGCGGCTGGCCCGGCTGGCCGGGAATGACGCCCGGCGGGCGCTGGCCGATCGGCGGCTGGCCGGTCGGGGGCTGCTGAGCGCCGCCGGTCTGCGGCTGGCCGGGAACGACGCCCGGCGGACGCTGGCCGATGGGCGGCTGGCCGGCCGGAGGCTGCTGGGAACCGCCGGTCTGCGGAACCGCGCCGGGACGCTGCACAGGCGGCTGCGCCGTCTGGCCGGGCGGGTTCCCGCCGAAGGGCGGGCGGCCGTCCTGCGGCCGGATGGCGCCAGGCGTCGGACGCTGCCCGTCACCCGAGGCCGCGGGCGGCGTGACACGGTTCGGCTGAGGCTGTCCAAGGCCGGGACGCGGGGCCTGGCCGGCGCCGGGCTGCTGACCCTGGCCGGGCGGCTGCCCGGTGAAGCCCGGGCTGCGCGGCGGCTGCGCGCCGGAGGGCGGGTTCACCCGCGGCGGGGTCGGCTGCGTGGGCTGGGCGATGGGCGGCGCGGTCCGCTGGGGCTGCTGCGACTGAACCGGCGGCGCAATGCGCTGCTGCTGCGGCGGCTGCTGGACCGGAGGGCGCTGCTGGATGGGCGGTGCCTGCCGCTCCGGCTGGACCTGGCGCTGGGGCTGCTGGACCGGCGCAACGGGCGGGCGCGGCTGCTGGACCTGACCTCCGCCACCGCCACCGAAGCCACCCTGGGGGGGACGGGGCTGCTGCACCTGCCCGCCACCGGGAGCACCCCCGCCGGGCGCCCGGCCCTCGGGCGGACGGCCCTGCTGGCCCTGCCCGCCCGGCCGCTGCTGGCGCGGATCGCGCTCCTGCTGCGGGTTGAGCTGCGCCACCTCAAGCCGCCCCGACGGCAAGGTCTCGGCAAGGCCGGGAGCCATGGCGAGCACCGGCAGGATGGTGCCGGCGAGCAGGGCGCGTTTCAGGGCGTTCATCGGTCACTCCACGGAATCAGCGGCGGCCCGAAAGCCGACAGGCCTCCATGGCAACCGCAAATGACGGCACAATCGCGACGCTCGCGAGGGAACGGCGCGGCATTTGGCTTAAACGCCGTTCATCTGCCGCCGTTCCCGACTACCGTCGCCCGGCCGTCACAAGGGCTTCTTCAGCCACTTTCCGATGACGCCGACAATGCCCTCGCGGAACACGAGCACGCAGACCACGAAGATCACGCCCTGAACGATCGTCACCCATGCGCCGAGGCCGGCGAGGAAGTTCTGCATGGAGATGATGACGGCCGCCCCGACGATGGGGCCGAAGACCGTGCCCATGCCGCCGACCAGCGTCATCAGCACCACCTCGCCGGACATGCTCCAGTGCACGTCGGTGAGCGAGGCGAGTTGCACCGCCACCGCCTTGGTGGCGCCGGCAAGGCCCGCCAGCGAGGCCGAGAGCACGAAGACCGCCAGCTTGTACTGGTTCACCCGGTAGCCGAGCGAGACGGCGCGCGCCTCGTTGTCACGGATCGCCTTCAACACCTGGCCGAAGGGCGAGTGGATGATGCGGTAGATGAGCAGGATGCCGGCCATGAAGATGGCGGCGACGAGGTAATAGGTGACGGTGTCGTTGGAGAGCGGCAGCACGCCGAAGATGGCGTTGCGCGGCACGGCCTGGATGCCGTCCTCACCGCCGGTGAAGCGCGGCGTCTGCAGCGAGAAGAAGTAGACCATCTGGGCCAGCGCCAGGGTGATCATGGCGAAGTAGATGCCCTGGCGGCGGATGGCGAGCGAGCCGAAGGCCAGACCCAGGATGGCGCCGGAGGCGGTGCCGAGAAGGATCGAGGCCTCGGGCGTCAGGCCCCAGTGCTTGGCGGTGTAGGCCGAGACATAGGAGGCGAAGCCGAAATAGGCGGCATGGCCGAAGGACAGCAGGCCGCCATAGCCGAGCATGAGGTTGAAGGCGCAGGCGAAGAGCGCGAAGCACAGCACCTTCATCAGGAAGAACGGATAGCCGATCACCGGGATGAAGGGCAGCACGACCAGAAGCGCCGCCAGCACGATGAACAGGGTGCGATGCAGCGCCGAGTGGTCGGCAGCCTCGGACGGGCTGGCAGGCGCCGCGGCGATGGAGATCTCGGCCATCAGGCGGCCCTCCCGAACAGGCCCGCCGGCTTCACGAGAAGCACGATGGCCATGATGATGAAGATGACGGTGGCGGAGGCTTCCGGATAGAAGACCTTGGTCAGGCCTTCGATCAGGCCGAGGCCGAAGCCGGTGACGATGGCGCCCATGATCGAGCCCATGCCGCCGATGACCACCACCGCGAAGACGACGATGATGAGGTCGGCGCCCATGTTGGGGTTCACCGAATAGATCGGGGCCGCCAGCACGCCCGCGAAGGCGGCAAGGCCGACGCCGAAGCCGTAGGTCAGCGTGATCAGCAGCGGCACGTTGATGCCGAAGGCCTGGGTCAGCGTCGGGTTTTCGGTGGCGGCGCGCAGATAGGCGCCGAGCCGCGTCTTCTCGATGACGAACCAGGTGGCAAGGCAGACGACCAGCGAGGCGACGACCACCCAGGCGCGATAGTTCGGCAGGAACATGAAGCCGAGGTTCTGGCCGCCGCGCAGCTCGGCCGGGATCTGGTAGGGCAGGCCCGACGAGCCGAACTGGTTGCGGAACAGGCCCTGGATGATGAGGGCAAGGCCGAAGGTCAGCAGCAGGCCGTAGAGATGATCGAGATGATAGAGGCGTTTGAGCAGCGTCCGCTCGATGATGACGCCCGTCACGCCGGCGACGATGGGCGCCAGCAGCAGCGCTGGCCAGTAGCCGATGCCCACCCAGTTGAGCAGCATCCAGGCGATGAAGGCGCCCATCATGTACTGGGCGCCGTGGGTGAAGTTGATGATGTTCAAGAGGCCGAAGATCACCGCGAGCCCGAGGCTCAGGATGGCGTAGAAGGACCCGTTGATCAGGCCGAGCAGAAGCTGGCCGAACAGGGCTTGCGGCGGAATGCCGAGAAGCTCGAACATCGATGCGAACCTGGCTAAGGCGGACCTTGCTGAAGGATGAGGGGAAGCGCCGCGGACGGCGCCTCCCCGAATGTCTTAGGCGCGGACCAGCGAGCAGCCGCCGGCGTTGAGCGGCCGGAAGGCCTCCTCGCCCGGGATCGTGGCGATCAGCTTGTAGTAGTCCCACGGGCCCTTCGACTCCGACGGCTTCTTCACCTCGAAGAGATAGGCCGGATGGATCTTGCGGCCGTCCTGGCGAATGGTGCCCTGGCCGAACAGCGGATCGTCGGTGCCGTTGGCCTTCATCCAGGCCATGACCTGGGCCGGGTCCTTGCTCTTCGTGGCGGCGACGGCCTTGAGGTAGTGCAGCGTCGAGGAATAGACGCCGGCCTGGACCATGGTGGGCATGAAGCCGTTGCGCTGCGCGCCGAAGCGACGCGACCAGGCGCGGGTGTTGTCGTTGAGATCCCAGTAGAAGGTCTCGGTCAGCACCAGGCCCTGCGCCGTCTGCAGGCCGAGGGCGTGCACGTCGACGACGAAGACGAGGAGGCCGGCGAGCTTCTGGCCGCCTGCCGTGATGCCGAACTCGGCCGCCTGCTTGATCGAGTTGACGGTGTCGCCGCCGGCATTGGCGAGGCCGATGACCTTGGCGCGCGAGGCCTGGGCCTGCAGCAGGAAGGACGAGAAGTCCGTGCCCGGGAAGGGCGTGCGCACGCCGCCGAGGACGCGGCCGCCGGCGCGCTGCACCACGGCGGTGGTGTCACGCTCCAGCGCATGGCCGAAGGCATAGTCGGCGGTGAGGAAGAACCAGGTGTCGCCACCGGCCTTCACCATGGCGCCGCCGGTGCCCTGCGACAGCATGTAGGTGTCGTAGGTCCAGTGGATCGTGTTGGGCGAGCACTGGGCACCGGTGAGGTCCGAGGTCGCCGAGCCCGAGTTCAGGTGGATGCGGTTCTTCTCGCGGGTGATCTGGTTGATGGCGAGACCGACCGAGGAGGTCGGCACGTCGGTGATCACGTCGACCGCGTCGTTGTCGTACCACTGGCGGGCGATGTTGGCGCCGACGTCCGGCTTGTTCTGGTGGTCGGCCGAGACGATCTGCACGTTGATGCCGTTGGCGGCGGCGCGGAAGTCCTCGACGGCCATGCGGGCGGCGATGACCGAACCCTCGCCGGTGAGGTCGGCATAGAGACCGGAGCGGTCATTCAGCACGCCGATCTTGACGTTGATGGGCTGCTGGGCCTGGGCCATCGACCGGGCGGTGAAGGCGGTGGCGGCGGCGCCGGCCATGAGCGAGCGGCGATTCATGCGGAAGGTCATGGTCGTCTCCTCCAGAGAGAACAGATGGGTCGGTTGTTCTTGTTGTTGCGGGCTCACACGCCGAGATGGGCGTGCAGCTTGTCGATGTTCTGGTCGAGCGCGTCATTGGGGATCATGTCGACGACACGTCCCTGCTCGACCAGATAGTGGCGGTCGGCGACCGTCTGGGCGAAGCGGAAGTTCTGCTCCACCAGGATGATGGTGTAGCCCTCGCGCTTCAAGCGGGCGATCGTCCGGCCGATCTGCTCGATGATGACGGGGGCGAGGCCCTCGGTCGGCTCGTCGAGCAGCAGGAACTTGGCGCCGGTGCGCAGGATGCGGGCGATGGAGAGCATCTGCTGCTCGCCGCCGGACAGCTTGGTGCCCTGGCTGTTCAGCCGCTCCTTGATGTTGGGGAAGAGCTCGAAGATCTGATCGACGCTCATGCCGCCGGGGCGCACCTGCGGCGGCAGCATCAGGTTCTCTTCCACCGACAGCGAGGCGAAGATGCCGCGCTCCTCCGGCACATAGCCGATGCCGAGCTTGGCGATGGCCCGCGACGACATGCCGATGGTCTCGCCGCCCTCGAAGGTGATGGAGCCCGTCCGCTTGCTGATGATGCCGATGATCGACTTCAGCGTCGTGGTCTTGCCGGCGCCGTTGCGGCCGAGCAGGGTCACGACCTCGCCCTCGGCGACGTCGAGGCTCATGCCGTGCAGCACGTGGGACTCGCCGTACCACGCATTGAGGTCACGCACGGACAGCATGGGGCGGGCGGCCGTGGTGGCGGCGGGCGTTGCGAGGGCAGCGTCAGCCATGACCGGCTCCGATATAGGCTTCGATCACGCGCGGATCCTTCGACACGGTGGCATAGTCACCTTCCGCCAGCACCTTGCCGCGGGCGAGCACCGTGATGCGGTCGGAGAGCGAGGCGACGACCGAGAGATTGTGCTCGACCATGAGGATGGTGCGGTTCGCCGAGACGCGGCGGATCAGTTCGGCGATGCGGTCGACGTCCTCGTGGCCCATGCCGGCCATGGGCTCGTCGAGCAGCATCATTTCCGGATCGAGCGCCAGCGTCGTCGCGATCTCGAGCGCCCGCTTGCGGCCATAGGAGAGCTCGACCGCCTGGTGGCGGACGAAGTCCTTGAGGCCCACGGCCTCGACGAGCCGCTCGGCCTCGGCATCCAGCGAGGACAGGACGCTTTCGGAGGTCCAGAAATCGAAATTGTCACCGCGCTTGCGCTGCAGGGCGATGCGGACGTTCTCCAGCACGCTCATATGCGGGAAGACGGCCGAGATCTGGAAGGACCGCACGAGGCCGAGGCGGGCAATGTCCGCCGGCTTGGTGCGGGTGATGTCCTGCCCCTTGTAGGTGATCGTCCCCCGCGTCGGGATGAGGAACTTGGTCAGCAGGTTGAAGCAGGTCGTCTTGCCGGCCCCGTTCGGACCGATCAGCGCGTGGATGCTCCCCCGGCGCACGTCCAGGTCCACCTCGCTGACAGCCGTGAAGCCTTTGAAATCCTTCGTCAGACCACGGGTCTGGAGGATGATCTCGTCGGTCGTTCCCACCATGCACTCTGTTCTTTTGCCGTGCGTTGGCGGCATTGCTGCATGGCGCAGTCAGCATAGTCAATCGAAAACCTGACTGGCACGTCATGTCCTTAGGACAGAGGGTGCGGCCTGTCGGCGCATATGCGCGCACCGGCTGCGCGTGCTCCACCCCTGCGCTTCTTGCCAATACATTAGAATGATTCTAAGAGAACCATGTCGCGCGCCCCCGGCCGACTCCAGTCCATCCGAGGGCCTCGCCATGACCACCCCATCCTCCCCCGCTTATGACCGCCTCAGCATCGCGCTGCACTGGATCGTCGCCATCGGCATCGCCGGGTGCTACGGGCTCGGCCTCGCGCAGGACGAGGGTCCGCGGGCGATGCGCCAGGGCCTGCAGAACCTGCACATATCGGTCGGCATCGTCGTTCTCGCCCTGGTGGCCTTGCGCCTCGCCTGGCGCGCGGGCCGCTGGGCGCTCTCGCCTCGCCCCGTCACCACAGACACCTTCGCCGCCAGGCTTGCCCACGCTGGGCTCTACGCCGTGATGGTGGCGGTGCCGCTGCTTGGCCTGTTCATGCTGTGGACGCGTGGTCTCGACGTCTCGGTTCTCGGCGTGTCCTTGCCATCGCCCTGGCCGGCCGACCGTGCCCTCGCCAAGGTCATCAGTGGTCTCCACGAGGCGGCGGCCCATGGCCTGCTGCTGCTGGCGGGCCTCCATGCCGCGGCCGCCCTCGGCCATCACTACCTCCTGCGCGACGACGTGCTCGGTCGGATGCTGCCGCTGGCGCGCCGCTCCTGACCCTCCGTTCCTATCGGCCGGGCACGGCTGCCATGTCGCGCATTGTCACGATCCGTGATGTGGAAATACGAACTGGATCCCGATCCGCACGTTGTCAGGACATGCCCTTCCGGCATTCCAGATGGAGGATCCCATGAAGAAACAGCTTCTCGCCGGCGCCATGCTCGCCAGCGCTTTCGCCCTCGCCCTTCCCGCGAACGCCCAGACCCGTGAGCCCGGCGTTCCGCCCGGCGTCGGTGCCGGTGCAGCCACGGGCGCCGTCGGCGGCGCCGTGATCGGTGGCCCGGTGGGCGCGGTGGTCGGCGGCGCGGCTGGTGCGATCGTCGGCGGCATCGCCGAGGCGTCCCGCCCGAAGTTCCGCGAATATGTCGTGGAGCGCCGCCATCCCTCCTACACCTACGAGGGCGAGGTCGCGGTCGGCCGCGAGCTGCCGTCGAGCGTGACCTACTACGAGGTGCCGCGTCAGTACGGCGAGACCCAGTATCGCTACACGGTCGTCAACAACCGGACGGTCCTGGTCGAGCCGGGCACCCGCCGCATCGTCCAGGTCATCGACTGACCCGGACTGAACCGGCCATGGACAGGGCGCCCCGCGGGGCGCCCTTTTCGCATGGGCGGCCGACGCCTCCCGTCCTTGCGCGTCCGGTTGGGGCGGCTGACACTCCCTCCACCCGCCGGAAGAGCGGCCACGCGGAGGTGCGCATGTGGGAGCCGAGCCCGATCTATCCCGACCCGTCCATCGAGATCCTCGATCCGCGGTTCCTGAAGTACCGCCTGTTCAATGCCGCGGTGGAGCGCCTCGCCACCGGCCTGCGCTGGGGCGAGGGTCCCGTCTGGCTGGGCGATCAGCGCTGCCTCTTGGTCAGCGACATTCCCAATGACCGCATCCTGCGCTGGGACGAGGAGACCGGCGCCGTCACGGTTTTCCGAAAGCCCAGCCACAAGGCCAACGGCAACACCCGCGACCGCCAGGGCCGCCTCGTCACCTGCGAGCATGGCGGCCGGCGGGTGATCCGCACCGAATACGACGGGTCCATCACCGTCCTGGCGAGCCATTACGAGGGCCGCCGCCTGAACTCGCCCAACGATGTCGTGGTGAAGTCGGATGGCTCCATCTGGTTCACCGATCCGCATTTCGGCCTGCTGAGCCACTACGAGGGCGAGCCCGCTCCGCAGGAGCTGCCGCAGAACGTCTACCGCATCGACCCTGACGGGCTCGGCATCGCCGCCGTCGCCGAGAATGTCGCCGGCCCGAACGGCCTGTGCTTCTCACCCGATGAGCGCACCTTCTACCTCGTCGAGTCGCGCGCCACGCCCCATCGCCTGATCGCGGCCTATGACGTCACCGCCGACGGCCGCGCCATCGCCAACCGCCGCGTCTTCGTCGATGCGGGGCCCGGCGGCACGCCGGACGGCATCCGCTGCGACGTCGATGGCAATCTCTGGTGCGGCTGGGGGATGGGGACGCCGGAGCTCGACGGCGTCATGGTCTTCGCGCCCGACGGCACGGCCATCGGCCGCATCCGCCTGCCCGAGCGCTGCGCCAATGTCTGTTTCGGCGGCCGCCACCGCAACCGCCTGTTCATGGCGACCGGCCGCGGCATCTACGCGGTCTATGTGAACACCCAAGGGGCGCCCGGCGGCTGATCCCCCTGAAACGGAAACCGCCGCGCCCCTTGCGGAGCGCGGCGGATGAACCGGCCGTGCGGCGTGCCCTTAGAGCACGCGGCGCGGGTCGAAGGTGTCGCGCAGGCCATCACCGATGAAGTTGATGGTCAGCACGGTGATGAAGATCGCCGCGCCCGGGAACAGCGCCCAGTGCGGCGCATAGTCCAGGAAGTCCTTGGCGTCGAACAGCAGGCGACCCCAGGTCGGGATATCCGGCGGGAAGCCGAGGCCGAGGAAGGACAGCGTCGATTCCGCGATGATGGCGGCGGCGACGTCGATGGTCGCCGCGACGATCACCGGACCCATGGCGTTCGGCAGGATGTGCCGGACCACCTGCCGCATCCGCGAGGCGCCGAGCGCGTGGGCGGCCTCGACGAACTCCTTCTCGCGCAGCGACAGGAACTGGGCGCGCACGAGACGGGCGACAGGCATCCATCTCAGGCCGCCGATGACGACGACGATGAGGATGAAGACGCCCATCTCGACGCCGAAGAGATCCTTCAGCGCATCGCGGAACAGGTAGATGATCAGCAGCAGCAGCGGCAGCTGCGGCAGCGACAGGAACAGGTCCGTCACCCACATCAGCGCCGCGTCCACCGGACCGCGCGAGATGCCGGCGATGGCGCCCACCACCACGCCGACGATGATGGCCACCAGCATGGCCGCAAGACCCACGGCGAGCGAGATACGCCCGCCATAGATCATGCGCGCCAGCAGGTCCTGTCCGAGGTCGTCCGTGCCGAAGGGGTGCTTCGGCGACGGAGGCGCAAGGCGCGCCGTGAAATCGATCTCGTTGATCGGGACGCGCCAGACCCACGGGCCGACGATCACCGCAAGGATGATCGCGCCGAGGATCACCGTGCTGGCCACGGCCAGCTTGTGACGGCGGAATTTGCGCCAGGCATCCAACCAGGGCGAGACGTGCTCCGCCCTGGCGAGGACACCGATATCGGCCACCGCCGGATCAGCGGAAGGCGATGCGGGGGTCGAGCCAGCCATAGAGGACATCTGCAAGGAGGTTGAAGAACACGACGAGGCACGCGAACACGAAGGTCACGGCCATGATGACGGGAGTATCGTTGGACAGGATGGCGCTGATCAGCAGCGAGCCGATGCCCGGCACGCGGAAGATCTGCTCGGTGACGATGGCGCCGCCGAAGACGGTCGGCATCTGCAGCGCGACCAGCGTCACGACCGGGATGAGCGCGTTGCGCACCACGTGCTTGACGATGACGCGCTTCTCGCCGAGGCCCTTGGCGCGGGCCGTGGTGACGAAGTCGAGCCGGATGACGTCGAGCACCGCCGACCTGACATAGCGGGTGTAGGACGCCGCCTGGAACAGGCCGAGCACCATGACCGGCATGATCGCCTGCCGGATCTGCTCCCAGTACCAGCGCCAGCCGGTCGCATCGATGTCGGACCGGAAGACGAAGGGCAGCCAGTCCAGCCAGATCGAGAAGACCAGGATGAACAGGAGGCCGGTGAAGAAGGTCGGCAGCGAGAAGCCAATGAAGGCGAAGGTGTTGGCGATCTGGTCGAAGACCGAATAGGGCCGCGTCGCCGCGTAGATGCCCACCGGCAGCGCGATGGCGAGCGCCAGAACCTGCGAGGAGCCGATGACGAAGATCGTCGCCGGCAGGCGCTGCAGGATGAGGTCGTCGACATTGACGCGGCTGGCGAAGGAGAAGCCCCAGTCGCCCTGCAGCATCGCCGTCAGCCAGCGGATGTAGCGAATGTAGACGGGATCATCGATGCCGAACTTTGCCCGAAGCGCGAGGCGCACTTCGGGCGGGATGTTCGGATTGGTGGCCATCTCCT from Phreatobacter oligotrophus carries:
- a CDS encoding ABC transporter permease, whose translation is MGTYLLRRLLIAIPSLLGISIVLFTVLALAPGDPFEEMATNPNIPPEVRLALRAKFGIDDPVYIRYIRWLTAMLQGDWGFSFASRVNVDDLILQRLPATIFVIGSSQVLALAIALPVGIYAATRPYSVFDQIANTFAFIGFSLPTFFTGLLFILVFSIWLDWLPFVFRSDIDATGWRWYWEQIRQAIMPVMVLGLFQAASYTRYVRSAVLDVIRLDFVTTARAKGLGEKRVIVKHVVRNALIPVVTLVALQMPTVFGGAIVTEQIFRVPGIGSLLISAILSNDTPVIMAVTFVFACLVVFFNLLADVLYGWLDPRIAFR